The genomic DNA TTCCTCCTCTTGATCTAAAGTATAAAAACTTTGATCCTTATTAATTTATATAAATTTAATTGTACTCAATTAAATAATAGATAAAATAAAGTCCCTCTAGCAAGAGCAAACTTTATTCTTTCTTCCCTTTTAGAAGCTCGTCTAAATGCTTCTTTAACACCAAGAGTGTTTCTTCATCCCCATTATAACTCCGATACATTTTTGCAGGTATATCCATCATTTTTTCTTTCAATTCTCTTCCACTGTTTGTTAATTCGACAGTCACTACTCGATCATCTTCTTTATTTCTATATTTCGTTACATATCCTTTGGACTCAAGCTTCTTCAACACTGGGGTAAGAGTACCAGAGTCTAGGTACA from Bacillaceae bacterium S4-13-56 includes the following:
- a CDS encoding MarR family transcriptional regulator, which produces MEKFDALKLENQLCFSLYALSREVIKMYKPLLDPFDLTYTQYIVMLVMWEEEKIKFKDLGKRLYLDSGTLTPVLKKLESKGYVTKYRNKEDDRVVTVELTNSGRELKEKMMDIPAKMYRSYNGDEETLLVLKKHLDELLKGKKE